From the genome of Verrucomicrobiia bacterium, one region includes:
- a CDS encoding DUF2203 domain-containing protein — MNYRFQNHFTREEATALLPELRGWLQQLKQFREAIERSDKRLTSLKGAGDDLGGDLVNQWIRAVAGMQAVLSEFQRREILIKDLDRGLVDFPALIGGKEVFLCWEEDEETVEFWHDLDTGYGGREKI, encoded by the coding sequence ATGAACTATCGCTTTCAAAATCATTTCACCCGCGAGGAAGCCACGGCGTTGCTGCCCGAACTGCGCGGTTGGTTGCAACAACTGAAACAGTTCCGCGAGGCGATTGAGCGCAGCGATAAACGACTGACTTCTTTGAAGGGAGCGGGCGACGATCTCGGCGGTGATTTGGTCAACCAATGGATTCGCGCGGTCGCGGGAATGCAAGCGGTGCTGAGTGAGTTTCAGCGCCGCGAAATTCTGATCAAAGACCTGGATCGCGGCCTGGTGGATTTTCCGGCGTTGATCGGCGGCAAGGAAGTTTTCCTCTGCTGGGAGGAAGATGAGGAAACGGTGGAATTCTGGCACGACCTCGACACCGGCTATGGCGGGCGGGAAAAAATCTAA
- the tsaE gene encoding tRNA (adenosine(37)-N6)-threonylcarbamoyltransferase complex ATPase subunit type 1 TsaE — MGTFISHSPADTERFGCEWGRQARHGLVIALSGDLGTGKTQLVRGLARGLGATARVHSPTFTLVNEYPGGRLKLFHLDLYRLETPEQIHGAGLEEFLQPDGVAVIEWAERLSDDWTTWKKNTPTPPWRAQIEVIGETERRITYENSGA; from the coding sequence ATGGGTACGTTCATTTCTCATAGTCCGGCGGATACCGAACGGTTCGGCTGCGAATGGGGTCGCCAGGCGCGGCACGGTTTGGTGATCGCCTTGAGCGGTGATCTCGGCACGGGCAAAACCCAATTGGTGCGTGGTCTGGCGCGGGGACTGGGCGCCACCGCACGGGTCCATTCACCCACGTTCACTTTGGTTAATGAGTATCCGGGCGGCCGGTTGAAATTATTTCATCTGGACCTGTACCGACTCGAGACGCCGGAACAAATCCACGGCGCGGGCCTGGAAGAGTTTTTGCAACCCGATGGCGTGGCGGTCATCGAATGGGCCGAACGTCTGTCGGACGATTGGACAACCTGGAAAAAAAACACGCCGACGCCGCCCTGGCGCGCACAGATCGAAGTGATTGGTGAAACGGAACGACGCATTACTTATGAGAATTCTGGCGCTTGA
- a CDS encoding thioredoxin domain-containing protein, protein MLTEEAPMVGFDMAATAKHTNLLIHEKSPYLLQHAHNPVDWFPWGEAAFARARAERKPVFLSIGYSTCHWCHVMERESFEAEPVAAFLREHFVSIKVDREERPDVDKIYMTFVQSTTGSGGWPLNVFLTPDLKPFFGGTYFPPEDRGGRRSFLSLLQEIAAIWKKHEPEIVASADDIHARMQTLTQAATEPTALSREVLQRAGVSFKATYDAVTGGFSEAPKFPQPSRPLFLLRYAKRFNDAEARRMVLHTGDKMAAGGIHDQLGGGFARYSVDERWLVPHFEKMLYDNAQLAQLYLEAYQVSGEQRHAEVARDILDYVLRDLTHPEGGFYSAEDADSEGQEGKFYCWTHDELAKLLSPEEFIVVVDYFGITKEGNFMDHSHPHPLPGLNVLSVVQPDVPAADQPLLAAGLAKMRAVRAQRVRPFLDDKILASWNGLMLGALARAGVILDEPRYLAAAQKNLTFLRDHLWVATEPTLYHRWRNGTRDEVQLLEAYAFLLAGVLELYEATLQADLLDFAIALAEAMLRQFYDPLEGGFWQSPTRAPDLILRIKDDYDGAEPAGNSVATLALLRLAAMTERADFKQAAERTLQRSAAQLDKLPQASSCLLQALDFWVDEPLRVVIAGAADSAATRSLLRAAHAVYQPNKIVLGTTGAVSEFVRSLPAPEGALAYVCTGTACQSPTSDPAKLRELLK, encoded by the coding sequence ATGTTGACGGAGGAAGCTCCGATGGTTGGGTTCGATATGGCCGCAACCGCGAAGCACACCAACCTCCTGATCCACGAGAAATCGCCCTACTTGTTGCAACACGCGCACAATCCCGTGGATTGGTTTCCGTGGGGGGAAGCGGCCTTTGCCCGCGCCCGCGCCGAACGGAAACCCGTGTTTCTGAGCATCGGCTACTCGACCTGTCATTGGTGTCACGTCATGGAGCGCGAGTCGTTCGAGGCGGAACCGGTGGCGGCGTTTTTGCGCGAACATTTTGTCAGCATCAAGGTGGATCGCGAAGAGCGCCCCGACGTGGACAAAATTTACATGACCTTTGTGCAGAGCACGACCGGCAGCGGCGGCTGGCCGTTGAACGTGTTTCTGACGCCCGATTTGAAACCGTTTTTTGGCGGCACTTATTTTCCTCCCGAAGATCGGGGCGGGCGCCGCAGTTTTCTCTCGTTGTTGCAGGAAATCGCCGCCATCTGGAAAAAGCATGAGCCGGAGATCGTGGCTTCGGCGGATGACATTCATGCGCGCATGCAAACGCTCACGCAAGCGGCCACCGAGCCGACGGCGCTTTCCCGCGAAGTTTTGCAACGGGCCGGCGTTTCCTTCAAGGCGACTTACGATGCGGTGACCGGCGGTTTCAGCGAGGCGCCCAAATTTCCCCAACCGAGCCGGCCGCTTTTCCTGCTGCGTTACGCGAAGCGATTCAATGACGCGGAGGCCCGGCGGATGGTGTTGCACACCGGTGACAAAATGGCGGCGGGCGGAATTCACGACCAGCTCGGGGGTGGTTTCGCGCGCTATTCCGTGGATGAACGGTGGCTCGTGCCGCACTTCGAGAAAATGCTTTATGACAACGCGCAACTGGCGCAGCTCTATCTGGAGGCGTACCAGGTCAGTGGCGAGCAGCGCCACGCCGAAGTCGCGCGCGATATTCTGGATTACGTCCTGCGCGACCTGACGCATCCCGAGGGCGGATTTTATTCCGCCGAAGACGCCGACAGCGAGGGACAGGAGGGCAAATTTTATTGTTGGACCCACGACGAGCTGGCCAAGTTGTTGTCGCCCGAAGAATTCATCGTGGTGGTGGATTACTTCGGCATCACCAAGGAGGGCAATTTCATGGATCACAGTCATCCGCATCCGTTGCCGGGGTTGAACGTGTTGAGCGTGGTGCAGCCCGATGTTCCCGCGGCGGATCAACCGCTCCTGGCGGCGGGCCTTGCCAAAATGCGGGCGGTCCGTGCGCAGCGCGTCCGACCGTTTCTGGATGATAAAATCCTCGCTTCCTGGAACGGGCTGATGTTGGGCGCGTTGGCGCGCGCCGGCGTGATTTTGGATGAACCGCGCTATCTGGCGGCGGCGCAAAAAAATCTGACTTTCCTCCGGGACCACCTGTGGGTGGCAACGGAGCCGACGCTTTATCATCGCTGGCGGAACGGGACGCGGGATGAGGTGCAATTGCTCGAGGCTTATGCCTTTCTTCTGGCCGGAGTGTTGGAGCTTTACGAGGCGACTTTACAGGCGGACCTGCTTGACTTTGCCATCGCCTTGGCGGAGGCGATGCTGCGCCAGTTCTACGATCCGCTCGAGGGTGGATTCTGGCAAAGCCCGACGCGCGCACCGGATTTGATTCTCCGCATCAAGGACGATTACGACGGCGCGGAGCCGGCGGGCAATTCCGTGGCGACGCTCGCGTTGTTGAGACTGGCCGCCATGACGGAACGCGCGGATTTCAAGCAGGCCGCCGAGCGAACCCTGCAACGTTCGGCCGCACAACTCGATAAATTGCCGCAAGCCTCGTCCTGCCTTTTGCAAGCGCTCGATTTCTGGGTGGATGAGCCGTTGCGGGTGGTGATTGCCGGCGCGGCGGACTCGGCCGCCACCCGGTCGTTGTTGCGCGCGGCGCATGCGGTTTATCAACCCAATAAAATCGTTCTCGGTACCACCGGGGCTGTTTCAGAATTCGTGCGGAGTCTGCCGGCGCCGGAGGGAGCGCTGGCGTATGTTTGCACCGGCACGGCCTGTCAGTCGCCCACGAGTGATCCCGCGAAACTGCGCGAGCTATTGAAATAA
- a CDS encoding tetratricopeptide repeat protein, which produces MKRSIAIFVGIGLSLCFGPLGCQTQRYRVEAESRPDEGPKLTSRAAAFAHYSSGIIRALNGDSAAASEEFFRAAQLDRTDADLLADVAKRLIEQRQFQLAREVLQWATKLPDADDDLFLQLGFASSQLGQHRKAIAANRQAIQRQPQSLPAWNNLYLNYVQLGQPEKALLTLDEARAQSEVPPEYHLKLAMLYLDCGERFPKQREVARARARALLEQVKTADSLSGLQQIQLADGFNQLGAVDEATRLYLAALDQVAPAAALRELLRTKLAEIYLRQQDQEHALEQLNALVQDNPANAGAQYLLGSLALGQKRWDDAIRRFQLALQINPDFEAARLDLTMARLAAGQTEAALEDLREQRQRNPKNFALEYLTGMAYQTRQQYPQALEHFQAAEALGLAGETNRLNANFYFQLGAAQERTGARQAAARSFEKSLTLAPDNAEVMNYLGYMWAEHGENLKRARGLIERALKLEPDNDAFLDSMGWVLFKQGDAKGALHYLQEAVAKSEQPDPTLYDHLGDVYAALKELNHAREAWTKALELEPNETIRKKLNAVAPTP; this is translated from the coding sequence ATGAAGCGTTCCATCGCCATCTTCGTCGGGATCGGCTTGAGTCTGTGCTTCGGCCCGCTCGGCTGCCAAACGCAGCGCTATCGCGTTGAAGCGGAATCGCGTCCGGACGAAGGACCGAAATTAACCAGTCGCGCTGCCGCCTTTGCTCACTATTCCTCCGGCATCATCCGCGCACTCAATGGTGATTCGGCGGCGGCCAGCGAGGAGTTTTTTCGAGCCGCTCAACTGGATCGCACGGACGCCGATTTGCTGGCCGATGTCGCGAAACGACTGATTGAGCAACGTCAGTTTCAACTCGCACGGGAGGTGTTGCAATGGGCCACCAAATTGCCCGACGCGGATGACGACCTCTTTCTGCAACTCGGTTTTGCCAGCTCACAACTTGGGCAACATCGCAAAGCCATTGCCGCCAATCGTCAGGCCATCCAGCGGCAACCGCAATCATTGCCGGCCTGGAATAATTTATATTTGAACTACGTGCAGCTCGGGCAGCCGGAAAAAGCCCTGCTCACGCTGGACGAAGCCCGGGCGCAGTCCGAGGTCCCGCCAGAGTATCATCTGAAGCTTGCGATGTTGTACTTGGACTGCGGTGAACGCTTCCCCAAGCAACGCGAAGTGGCGCGCGCCCGGGCGCGGGCGCTGCTGGAACAGGTCAAAACGGCTGACTCCCTGTCCGGCTTGCAGCAAATCCAATTGGCGGATGGGTTCAATCAGCTTGGCGCGGTTGATGAAGCCACACGTTTGTACCTGGCGGCTTTGGATCAAGTCGCACCGGCAGCGGCCTTGCGTGAGTTATTACGCACCAAACTTGCGGAGATTTATCTGCGCCAGCAGGACCAGGAACACGCGCTGGAACAATTGAACGCGCTCGTCCAGGACAATCCCGCGAACGCTGGCGCGCAATACCTGCTCGGCAGCCTGGCTCTCGGACAAAAGCGCTGGGACGATGCGATCCGTCGGTTCCAACTTGCCCTGCAAATCAATCCCGACTTCGAGGCGGCGCGGCTTGATTTGACGATGGCGCGATTGGCGGCGGGGCAAACGGAGGCGGCGCTGGAAGACTTGCGCGAGCAACGCCAGCGAAATCCGAAAAATTTTGCCCTCGAGTATCTCACCGGCATGGCCTATCAGACGCGGCAACAATACCCGCAGGCGCTCGAACATTTTCAAGCCGCCGAGGCCCTGGGGCTGGCGGGTGAGACCAATCGCCTGAACGCCAACTTCTATTTCCAACTCGGCGCGGCGCAAGAACGCACCGGCGCCCGGCAGGCCGCCGCGCGCTCGTTTGAAAAATCGTTGACGCTCGCGCCGGACAATGCCGAGGTGATGAACTATCTCGGCTACATGTGGGCGGAGCACGGCGAGAACCTGAAACGCGCGCGAGGGTTGATTGAACGCGCCCTCAAGCTCGAACCGGATAATGACGCCTTCCTCGACAGCATGGGTTGGGTGCTGTTCAAACAGGGCGATGCCAAAGGCGCGCTGCATTATCTGCAGGAAGCCGTGGCCAAATCCGAACAACCGGACCCGACGCTTTACGATCATCTGGGCGATGTGTACGCGGCTTTGAAAGAACTGAACCACGCGCGGGAAGCCTGGACCAAGGCGCTCGAGCTGGAACCCAATGAAACCATTCGGAAGAAGTTGAACGCCGTTGCCCCGACCCCATGA
- a CDS encoding TIM barrel protein codes for MNHKLSRRSALGRVAAAGAAVAVTTKLTATSALADSVGTVKLKGNIHHSACKWCYGKLSTAQLARAGRELGLVALDLIDPSDFPVLKENGLVCSMVNGPSVDGLGGITKAFNRVEHHDKLVPAYEQRIQVAAEHGYERVICFSGNREGLSDEQGLENCAIGLKRLVGFAERHKVTLCMELLNSKRNHHDYQCDHSAWGVELVKRVGSERFKLLYDIYHMQIMEGDICATIREQHQYFDHYHTGGVPGRNEIDESQELFYPRVMQAILATGFKGYVAQEFIPKRDPLTSLRQAVQLCDV; via the coding sequence ATGAATCATAAACTTTCCCGCCGTTCCGCACTGGGGCGAGTCGCCGCCGCTGGAGCCGCCGTGGCGGTTACGACCAAGCTGACGGCGACCTCCGCGCTCGCTGATTCTGTTGGCACTGTAAAACTGAAGGGCAACATCCATCACTCGGCCTGCAAATGGTGTTACGGCAAACTGTCCACGGCGCAACTGGCGCGCGCGGGTCGCGAGCTGGGATTGGTGGCGCTGGACCTGATTGATCCATCCGATTTTCCGGTGCTTAAGGAAAATGGCCTGGTCTGTTCGATGGTGAACGGGCCGTCGGTGGATGGCCTGGGCGGCATTACGAAGGCGTTCAATCGTGTGGAACATCACGACAAACTGGTCCCCGCGTACGAGCAGCGCATCCAGGTGGCGGCGGAACACGGTTACGAACGGGTGATCTGCTTTTCGGGCAACCGCGAAGGCTTATCGGATGAGCAGGGATTGGAAAACTGCGCGATTGGCTTGAAGCGTTTGGTGGGCTTTGCCGAACGCCACAAGGTGACGCTTTGCATGGAGCTGTTGAACAGCAAACGCAATCATCACGATTACCAATGCGATCACTCCGCCTGGGGTGTGGAACTGGTGAAGCGGGTGGGATCGGAGCGGTTCAAATTGCTCTACGACATTTACCACATGCAAATCATGGAAGGCGACATCTGCGCCACCATTCGCGAGCAGCACCAGTACTTTGATCACTACCACACCGGCGGCGTGCCGGGCCGCAATGAGATTGATGAGTCGCAGGAATTATTTTATCCGCGCGTCATGCAAGCCATTCTGGCGACGGGTTTCAAGGGTTACGTGGCACAGGAATTTATTCCCAAGCGCGACCCGCTCACCTCCTTGCGCCAGGCCGTTCAGCTTTGCGACGTGTAA
- a CDS encoding universal stress protein: protein MYRKILVALECEPADRNLLAHVTVLATRMQSELLLLHVADGYAARYFHQLKLAESDEMKADRAYLEAEAAKLREHGLTVHTQLALGDPPEEILKVAETGQFDLIALGSHGHRFFGDIFHGSTIRQVRHKTAIPVLLVRGESK from the coding sequence ATGTACCGCAAAATTCTAGTTGCCCTCGAGTGCGAGCCCGCAGACCGCAATCTGCTGGCTCACGTCACCGTGCTGGCCACGCGGATGCAATCGGAGCTGCTGCTCCTGCACGTGGCTGATGGCTACGCCGCGCGGTATTTTCATCAACTGAAACTTGCCGAGTCCGATGAAATGAAAGCGGACCGGGCTTATCTGGAGGCCGAAGCGGCAAAACTGCGGGAGCACGGCTTGACCGTCCACACGCAACTGGCCTTGGGAGATCCGCCCGAGGAAATTTTGAAGGTGGCGGAGACCGGGCAATTTGACCTGATCGCCCTGGGGAGCCACGGCCACCGTTTCTTTGGCGATATTTTTCACGGCAGCACCATTCGCCAGGTGCGACACAAAACCGCCATCCCCGTCTTGCTGGTGCGCGGTGAATCAAAATGA
- a CDS encoding undecaprenyl-diphosphate phosphatase, translated as MPDWLAVIILGIIEGVTEFLPISSTGHLLLAQHWLAPRTEMFNVVIQTGAVLAVLAVFAQRAKTLVLQWREPENFDYLLKLSVAFVLTAIGGLTLKKFGLKLPDAVAPVAWATLIGGVLFVVVERWLRDKKTSEKVTWTVAIAVGLAQLIAAAFPGASRSGTTILIALALGLSRGAATEFSFLLGIPTLLAAGAKEAFDALRDQTPHEPWSQVLLATIVAAITAFIVVKWLLGYIRHHTFIPFGWYRIALGLVILWLVR; from the coding sequence ATGCCTGACTGGCTTGCCGTTATCATCTTGGGAATTATTGAGGGAGTTACCGAATTCCTGCCCATTTCCTCCACGGGACATTTGTTGCTGGCGCAACACTGGTTGGCGCCGCGCACGGAAATGTTCAACGTCGTCATCCAAACGGGCGCGGTCCTCGCCGTACTCGCCGTGTTCGCGCAACGCGCGAAAACCCTGGTTTTACAATGGCGCGAACCGGAGAATTTTGACTATTTGCTCAAACTATCCGTTGCGTTCGTGTTGACGGCGATCGGCGGGCTGACTTTGAAAAAGTTCGGTTTGAAATTGCCCGATGCGGTGGCGCCCGTGGCTTGGGCGACCCTGATTGGCGGGGTGCTCTTCGTCGTTGTGGAACGGTGGTTACGCGACAAAAAGACCTCGGAAAAAGTCACCTGGACGGTGGCCATTGCGGTGGGTTTGGCGCAATTGATCGCCGCCGCTTTTCCCGGGGCTTCGCGTTCCGGCACCACCATTCTCATCGCTCTGGCGCTCGGATTAAGTCGTGGCGCGGCCACGGAATTCTCCTTTTTACTGGGTATTCCAACGTTGCTGGCGGCCGGCGCCAAAGAAGCTTTTGATGCGCTCCGGGATCAGACTCCGCATGAACCTTGGTCGCAAGTGTTGCTGGCCACCATCGTTGCCGCCATCACGGCTTTCATCGTGGTCAAGTGGCTGCTGGGCTATATCCGCCACCACACGTTCATTCCGTTTGGCTGGTACCGCATCGCCCTGGGTCTGGTGATCCTCTGGTTGGTGCGCTGA
- a CDS encoding LysM peptidoglycan-binding domain-containing protein, which produces MKQIFALLMVTLLGATFLARGQDAALLDERIKRLNGYIQSLQEESQNQKQQIEALAREVATLREQNQNRSTAPTASQDDLRELTRKVQEIEEKRKADRAFLEKEFDRLTRIAAAKPAPARPVPSTRPGTTTGANLPKEALEHTVASGDTVSAIALAYSKETGKKITAEMILQANEGLKPERMQVGDKILIPIPDK; this is translated from the coding sequence ATGAAACAGATTTTTGCTTTGCTAATGGTGACTTTGCTGGGGGCGACCTTTCTGGCGCGCGGGCAGGATGCGGCGTTGCTGGACGAGCGGATCAAGCGCCTGAACGGTTACATTCAGTCTTTGCAGGAGGAAAGTCAGAACCAAAAACAGCAGATCGAAGCGCTGGCGCGCGAGGTGGCCACGTTGCGTGAGCAGAATCAAAATCGCTCCACCGCGCCGACGGCCAGTCAGGATGATTTGCGTGAGCTGACGCGCAAGGTTCAGGAGATTGAAGAGAAACGGAAGGCGGATCGCGCGTTTCTGGAAAAGGAGTTTGATCGGCTGACCCGAATCGCCGCCGCCAAGCCCGCCCCGGCGCGTCCGGTTCCCTCCACCCGTCCCGGCACCACCACCGGCGCCAATCTGCCCAAGGAAGCGCTCGAACACACGGTCGCCTCGGGCGACACCGTTTCGGCCATTGCGCTGGCTTACAGCAAGGAAACCGGAAAAAAAATCACGGCGGAGATGATCCTTCAAGCCAACGAAGGGTTGAAGCCGGAACGGATGCAGGTGGGCGATAAAATTTTGATTCCGATTCCCGACAAGTAA
- a CDS encoding CPBP family intramembrane metalloprotease, giving the protein MWSNRHWKTETVVAFLLGVLGFLFLGMVLTRLFFGPMSEGAVPTVPRVALGVLCYQLGTLICAGWFLRQHQTGWRVGFGWGNIGAPVLWLPLVTIALFLPVGALLRGGIALLLKSVGWSDQEQSALLILQNANTLPALLLLGFIVVVLAPLVEEIVFRGVLYPWIKNLGFPRLALWSTAILFGVIHWNLAALLPLVGLALLFVWLYEKTDNLLAPILAHTLFNAVNFTLFLVLRERTP; this is encoded by the coding sequence GTGTGGTCCAATCGTCATTGGAAAACGGAAACCGTCGTGGCTTTTCTGCTCGGCGTGCTGGGTTTTTTGTTTCTCGGCATGGTGCTCACCCGCCTGTTTTTCGGGCCGATGTCCGAGGGCGCGGTCCCGACCGTCCCGCGCGTTGCGCTCGGCGTGCTGTGTTATCAGTTGGGCACTTTGATCTGCGCCGGCTGGTTTCTGCGTCAGCACCAGACGGGCTGGCGCGTCGGGTTTGGCTGGGGCAACATTGGCGCGCCAGTGCTTTGGCTGCCGCTGGTGACCATTGCCTTGTTTCTTCCCGTCGGCGCGCTGCTGCGGGGCGGAATTGCGCTGCTGTTGAAATCAGTGGGCTGGTCGGATCAGGAGCAGAGCGCTTTACTCATTTTGCAAAACGCCAACACGCTGCCCGCCCTGTTGCTGCTGGGATTCATCGTCGTAGTTCTCGCGCCGCTGGTGGAGGAAATCGTCTTCCGCGGCGTGTTGTATCCCTGGATCAAAAACCTGGGATTTCCGCGACTGGCCTTATGGAGCACGGCGATTCTGTTCGGCGTCATTCATTGGAATCTGGCGGCTTTGCTGCCGCTGGTGGGGCTGGCGTTGCTCTTCGTCTGGCTCTATGAAAAGACGGATAACCTCCTCGCTCCCATCCTCGCGCACACTCTGTTTAACGCGGTGAACTTCACCTTGTTTCTGGTGTTGCGCGAACGCACCCCATGA
- a CDS encoding thiamine-phosphate kinase: MNEFELIAQLTRDLPTNDSVILGAGDDCAVLAGGTPGQQLLFKTDAVVEDIHFNHDTPPQKIGRKALARGLSDMAAMAGTPFAAIVTLGLPRQFSPEFVSEIYAGLNQLARQYDVAIVGGETTTNPERLLISVAVLGRVTAGKAILRSGAQVGDAIFVTGELGGSINGKHLDFTPRLVEARWLAEHYSIHAMMDLSDGLAGDLPHILHASEVGAELLKSAVPISGAARARAQRGAVAKPALVAALTDGEDFELLFTVASRDAVPLLDAWRGRFPELKLSCIGKIVAGTGLRLRDQTGLHPITAHGYVHFS, encoded by the coding sequence ATGAACGAGTTCGAATTGATCGCGCAACTAACCCGCGACTTGCCGACGAATGACTCGGTGATCCTCGGCGCCGGCGACGACTGCGCGGTGTTGGCCGGCGGCACGCCGGGACAGCAGTTGCTGTTCAAGACGGATGCAGTGGTGGAAGACATTCATTTCAACCACGACACGCCGCCGCAAAAGATCGGGCGTAAAGCGTTGGCGCGTGGTTTGAGCGATATGGCCGCGATGGCCGGCACCCCGTTCGCCGCCATCGTCACGCTGGGATTGCCCCGACAATTCTCACCGGAGTTCGTCAGCGAAATTTACGCGGGATTGAACCAACTCGCCCGCCAATACGACGTCGCCATCGTCGGCGGTGAAACCACGACGAATCCCGAACGACTGCTGATTTCAGTGGCGGTGCTCGGCAGGGTGACCGCCGGTAAAGCCATCCTGCGCTCGGGGGCGCAGGTCGGCGATGCGATTTTCGTCACGGGCGAATTGGGCGGCAGCATCAACGGCAAGCACCTGGACTTCACGCCGCGGCTCGTCGAGGCGCGCTGGCTGGCGGAACATTATTCCATTCACGCCATGATGGATTTGAGCGACGGATTGGCGGGGGATTTACCGCACATTTTGCACGCCAGCGAGGTGGGCGCGGAGCTGCTCAAATCCGCCGTGCCCATCAGTGGAGCCGCGCGGGCCCGGGCGCAGCGTGGTGCTGTCGCCAAACCCGCTTTGGTGGCGGCGCTCACCGATGGCGAGGATTTTGAATTGCTGTTCACCGTCGCGAGCCGGGACGCCGTTCCGTTGTTGGATGCGTGGCGGGGACGATTTCCTGAATTGAAACTGAGTTGCATCGGTAAAATTGTCGCGGGGACCGGCTTGCGTCTCCGCGACCAGACCGGGCTGCATCCGATTACCGCTCATGGGTACGTTCATTTCTCATAG
- a CDS encoding Nramp family divalent metal transporter, with product MNSGHQPTEDQPQPTEPTGNWRRHRQEVSLPESHRSIHVPASAGFWRKLLAFSGPGFLVAVGYMDPGNWATDLAGGAQFGYALLSVIMISNLMAILLQHLCVKLGIATGRDLAQACRDHYSKPVVWFLWILCEVAIAACDLAEVVGSAIALQLLFGIPLVWGCLITALDVLAVLYLQARGFRRLEAIVVVLITTIGTCFAIELLLAQPDWGGVATGFMPTAEIVQNPGMLYLAIGIIGATVMPHNLYLHSSIVQTRKYEQNATGKREAIKFATIDSTVALTFALFINGAILVLSAAAFHWSGHQDVAEIQDAYRLLPGVLGATGASMLFALALLASGQNSTLTGTLAGQIVMEGFVNIRLRPWLRRLITRGLAIIPAVLVIGLFGEAKTTELLVTSQVILSMQLGFAIWPLMRFTGEKAKMGEFVNSIWIKLLGWTITIVIIALNLKLLFDTFMPAPAAETISVGLGLPALP from the coding sequence GTGAATTCGGGCCACCAGCCAACTGAAGACCAACCGCAGCCCACCGAACCTACCGGAAATTGGCGCCGCCACCGGCAAGAGGTGTCGCTGCCGGAGTCGCATCGCAGCATCCACGTACCGGCCTCGGCGGGTTTCTGGCGCAAATTGCTGGCGTTTTCCGGTCCGGGTTTTCTGGTGGCCGTAGGCTACATGGACCCCGGCAACTGGGCCACGGATCTGGCGGGGGGCGCGCAGTTTGGCTACGCGCTCTTGTCGGTTATCATGATTTCCAACCTGATGGCGATTCTGCTGCAACACCTCTGCGTCAAGCTCGGCATTGCGACGGGACGCGATCTGGCGCAGGCGTGTCGGGATCACTATTCCAAACCGGTGGTCTGGTTTTTGTGGATTCTCTGCGAGGTTGCAATTGCGGCCTGCGACCTCGCGGAAGTCGTGGGTTCGGCGATCGCGTTGCAATTGCTCTTTGGCATTCCGCTGGTCTGGGGTTGTTTGATCACGGCCCTGGACGTGTTGGCAGTGCTCTATTTGCAGGCGCGCGGCTTCCGGCGCCTGGAAGCCATCGTGGTGGTGTTGATTACCACCATTGGCACTTGTTTCGCGATTGAGTTGTTGCTGGCTCAACCCGATTGGGGCGGCGTGGCCACGGGCTTTATGCCGACGGCGGAGATCGTGCAGAATCCCGGCATGCTTTATCTGGCCATTGGCATCATCGGCGCGACGGTCATGCCGCATAACTTGTATTTACATTCCTCAATTGTGCAAACGCGGAAGTACGAGCAAAACGCGACCGGCAAACGCGAAGCCATCAAGTTCGCCACGATTGATTCCACGGTGGCCTTGACGTTCGCGTTGTTCATCAACGGCGCCATCCTGGTGTTATCCGCCGCGGCGTTTCATTGGTCCGGCCACCAGGACGTGGCCGAAATTCAAGATGCCTACCGGCTGTTGCCCGGCGTTTTGGGAGCGACGGGGGCCAGCATGTTATTTGCGTTGGCGCTGCTGGCTTCAGGACAAAATTCCACGTTGACCGGCACGCTGGCCGGCCAAATTGTCATGGAGGGATTCGTCAACATCCGGTTGCGTCCCTGGTTGCGGCGCTTGATCACCCGCGGACTCGCCATCATTCCCGCCGTGCTGGTGATCGGGCTGTTTGGCGAAGCGAAGACGACCGAACTGCTCGTGACCAGCCAGGTGATTTTGTCCATGCAGTTGGGGTTTGCCATCTGGCCGTTGATGCGATTCACTGGCGAGAAAGCCAAGATGGGTGAATTCGTCAACTCCATTTGGATCAAGTTGTTGGGCTGGACCATCACGATCGTGATCATTGCGCTCAACCTGAAATTATTGTTCGACACGTTCATGCCCGCACCGGCGGCGGAAACGATTTCCGTTGGACTCGGATTACCGGCGTTACCGTAG
- a CDS encoding AURKAIP1/COX24 domain-containing protein encodes MGSLKKRRKAKISKHKRRKKLRLNRHKKRTWQK; translated from the coding sequence ATGGGTTCTCTGAAAAAACGCCGTAAGGCAAAAATTAGCAAACACAAACGGCGCAAGAAGCTGCGCTTGAATCGTCATAAGAAGCGCACTTGGCAGAAATAG